A genomic stretch from Longimicrobium terrae includes:
- a CDS encoding O-acetylhomoserine aminocarboxypropyltransferase/cysteine synthase family protein encodes MSIISETERKLGLGTRAVHSAQELADPATNARAVPIYATTSYVFNSPDHAASLFGLKEFGNIYTRIMNPTTDVFERRIAELEGGVAAVATSSGQSAQTLALLNLAQAGDSIVASSALYGGTFTLLKYTLGRLGITTRFVDGNDPQAFADAIDETTKAVYVETIGNPKLEVPDFRAIADVAHAAGVPLVVDNTFGTPFLARPLEHGADVVVHSATKWIGGHGTAIGGVVIDGGTFDYAASERFRGFYVDPEPAYHGLSFAPTFGNIAYAIRLRVLLLRDIGAAVSPFNSFLFLQGLETLHLRIRRHSDNALAVARFLEGHPAVTWVSYPGLESHPTHETAKKYLDGGFGGVLTFGVLGGEDAAKKVIEASKLFSLVANVGDAKSLIIHPWSTTHEQLEPVEREAAGVTADLIRLSVGIEDEVDLIADLDAALRAAVGL; translated from the coding sequence ATGAGCATCATCAGCGAAACCGAACGCAAGCTGGGCCTGGGCACCCGCGCCGTGCACTCCGCGCAGGAACTGGCCGATCCCGCCACGAACGCGCGCGCCGTGCCGATCTACGCGACGACGTCGTACGTGTTCAACAGCCCGGACCACGCGGCCAGCCTCTTTGGCCTCAAGGAGTTCGGCAACATCTACACGCGCATCATGAACCCCACCACCGACGTGTTCGAGCGCCGCATCGCGGAACTCGAGGGCGGCGTGGCGGCGGTGGCCACCAGCAGCGGCCAGAGCGCGCAGACGCTGGCCCTGCTCAACCTGGCGCAGGCCGGCGACAGCATCGTCGCCTCATCCGCGCTGTACGGCGGCACCTTTACGCTCCTCAAGTACACGCTTGGGCGGCTGGGCATCACCACGCGCTTCGTGGATGGAAACGATCCGCAGGCGTTCGCCGACGCCATCGACGAGACCACGAAAGCGGTCTACGTGGAGACCATCGGCAACCCCAAGCTGGAGGTCCCCGACTTTCGCGCCATCGCCGACGTGGCGCACGCGGCCGGCGTTCCGCTGGTGGTAGACAACACCTTCGGCACGCCCTTCCTGGCCCGCCCGCTGGAGCACGGCGCGGACGTCGTGGTCCACTCCGCCACCAAGTGGATCGGCGGGCACGGAACGGCCATCGGCGGCGTGGTGATTGACGGCGGGACGTTCGACTACGCCGCCAGCGAGCGGTTCCGCGGGTTCTACGTCGATCCGGAACCCGCCTACCACGGCCTCAGCTTCGCGCCCACGTTCGGCAACATCGCCTACGCCATCCGCCTGCGCGTGCTGCTGCTGCGCGACATCGGCGCGGCGGTGTCGCCCTTCAACTCCTTCCTCTTCCTCCAGGGGCTGGAGACGCTGCATCTCCGAATCCGCCGTCACAGCGACAACGCGCTCGCCGTCGCCCGCTTTCTGGAGGGGCACCCGGCGGTGACGTGGGTCAGCTATCCCGGGCTGGAAAGCCACCCCACGCACGAGACGGCGAAGAAGTACCTGGATGGCGGATTCGGTGGGGTGCTGACCTTTGGCGTGCTGGGCGGGGAGGACGCGGCCAAGAAGGTGATCGAGGCCAGCAAGCTCTTTTCCCTCGTGGCCAACGTGGGTGACGCCAAGAGCCTGATCATCCACCCCTGGAGCACCACGCACGAGCAGCTGGAGCCGGTGGAGCGCGAGGCAGCGGGGGTGACGGCGGACCTGATCCGTTTGTCCGTGGGCATCGAGGACGAGGTGGACCTGATCGCGGATCTGGATGCGGCCCTGCGCGCCGCCGTCGGCTTGTGA
- the metK gene encoding methionine adenosyltransferase, with amino-acid sequence MSTVLTSTDAPATVTYTFTSESVSEGHPDKVCDYIADSILDAHLQQDLASRVACEVLVKEDHVVLAGEITSNAKVDFEAVVRQAIREIGYTDADQPFHADTVKIVSLLSAQAAEIAQGVDEDTSESGEQGAGDQGIMFGYATNETPELMPLPILLSHRLSRILAQHRKAGTVSWLRPDSKTQVSVVYEGNTPVAVTDVLISTQHSADVSREEIRHFVVTTVIPEALGSWYHDDVRVMVNPTGSFVQGGPSADAGVTGRKIIVDTYGGMGRHGGGAFSGKDPSKVDRSGAYFCRFVAREIVKAGLAQRAEVQVAYAIGVAQPVSVKVDTFGTGDARAAAEYVRENFDFRPAAIIERLELLQPIYRQTTNYGHFGKSELPWER; translated from the coding sequence ATGAGCACCGTGCTGACTTCCACGGACGCGCCGGCCACCGTGACGTACACGTTCACCTCCGAGTCGGTGAGCGAAGGGCACCCGGACAAGGTCTGCGACTACATCGCCGACAGCATTCTGGACGCCCACCTGCAGCAGGACCTGGCCAGCCGCGTGGCGTGCGAAGTTCTCGTCAAGGAGGACCACGTGGTGCTCGCCGGCGAAATCACCAGCAACGCCAAGGTCGATTTCGAGGCCGTCGTCCGCCAGGCCATCCGCGAGATCGGCTACACGGACGCGGACCAGCCCTTCCATGCCGACACGGTGAAGATCGTGAGCCTGCTTTCCGCGCAGGCCGCCGAGATCGCCCAGGGCGTGGACGAGGACACCAGCGAGAGCGGCGAGCAGGGCGCGGGCGACCAGGGCATCATGTTCGGCTACGCGACGAACGAGACGCCGGAGCTGATGCCGCTGCCCATTCTGCTTTCGCACCGCCTGTCCCGCATTCTGGCCCAGCACCGCAAGGCCGGCACGGTCAGCTGGCTGCGCCCGGACAGCAAGACGCAGGTGTCCGTGGTGTACGAAGGCAACACGCCGGTCGCCGTGACGGACGTGCTGATCAGCACGCAGCACTCGGCCGACGTGAGCCGCGAAGAGATCCGCCACTTCGTGGTGACCACCGTCATTCCCGAGGCGCTGGGCAGCTGGTACCACGACGACGTGCGGGTGATGGTGAACCCCACCGGCAGCTTCGTGCAGGGCGGCCCGTCGGCCGACGCCGGCGTGACCGGCCGCAAGATCATCGTCGACACGTACGGCGGCATGGGACGCCACGGCGGCGGCGCGTTCAGCGGCAAGGATCCCAGCAAGGTGGACCGCAGCGGCGCGTACTTCTGCCGCTTCGTGGCCCGCGAGATCGTCAAGGCGGGGCTGGCCCAGCGCGCCGAGGTGCAGGTGGCGTACGCCATCGGCGTGGCGCAGCCGGTGTCGGTGAAGGTGGACACGTTCGGCACCGGCGACGCGCGCGCCGCGGCCGAGTACGTGCGCGAGAACTTCGACTTCCGCCCGGCGGCCATCATCGAGCGGCTGGAACTGCTGCAGCCCATCTACCGCCAGACCACCAACTACGGCCACTTCGGCAAGTCCGAGCTGCCCTGGGAGCGGTAG
- a CDS encoding gamma-butyrobetaine hydroxylase-like domain-containing protein, with protein sequence MRTDENTPVEVGPTEDGSELRIRWKDGGVSDYPPRYLRLCCPCAGCVEEMTGRPLLNPAAVPMDVHPNSVEYVGDYALRFEWSDGHNTGIYPFDYLRDISLST encoded by the coding sequence GTGAGGACGGACGAGAACACGCCGGTCGAGGTCGGGCCGACGGAGGATGGATCGGAACTGCGCATCCGCTGGAAGGACGGCGGCGTGTCCGATTATCCGCCGCGCTACCTTCGCCTGTGCTGCCCCTGCGCCGGCTGCGTGGAGGAGATGACGGGCCGCCCGCTGCTGAACCCCGCCGCGGTGCCCATGGACGTGCATCCCAACTCGGTGGAGTACGTGGGCGACTACGCGCTGCGGTTCGAGTGGAGCGACGGCCACAACACCGGCATCTACCCGTTCGACTACCTGCGCGACATCTCGCTCAGCACCTGA
- a CDS encoding DUF2911 domain-containing protein: MKHFLSTAALAVLATGAALPAAAQDRGGFVVRLGRDTVAVEQYERTATHLRSQMVSRSPRTALRTLDAELRPDGSVSRMTVTTRVMNDSTLLPQVITVELPAGDSATVRIARGDTVRQIRALAPGAYPYISDSYAFVEHALHAARFGQADSVVVPMLSPGARAGMPVMVRRLGADSVTFTTPGGESRIRVDGRGRVMGVISPNSTRQVTVERVASIPVEAVAARFLQAERSGRAMGMLSPRDSINATVGGAQMSLSYGRPARRGRQIFGSVVKWGEVWRTGANEATSFRTSRDLMFGGTRVPAGAYTLWTIPGPQGWQLIINRKTGEWGTEYDASQDLARVPVQAARTRGEAVEQFTMRIRNAQNGGAIVMSWDDTEVTAPFTVAP; this comes from the coding sequence ATGAAGCACTTCTTGAGCACCGCCGCGCTGGCCGTTCTGGCCACGGGCGCCGCCCTCCCCGCCGCCGCGCAGGACCGCGGCGGGTTCGTGGTCCGCCTGGGCCGCGACACCGTGGCGGTGGAACAGTACGAGCGCACCGCCACCCATCTGCGCAGCCAGATGGTGAGCCGCTCGCCCCGCACCGCGCTCCGCACCCTGGACGCCGAACTGCGCCCCGACGGCAGCGTGTCGCGCATGACCGTCACCACGCGGGTGATGAACGATTCCACGCTGCTGCCGCAGGTCATCACCGTGGAACTGCCCGCGGGTGACAGCGCCACCGTGCGCATCGCCCGCGGCGACACAGTGCGCCAGATCCGCGCGTTGGCGCCGGGCGCGTATCCGTACATCAGCGATTCCTACGCATTCGTGGAGCACGCGCTGCACGCGGCGCGCTTCGGCCAGGCGGACTCCGTCGTCGTGCCCATGCTGTCGCCGGGCGCACGGGCGGGAATGCCCGTCATGGTCCGCCGGCTGGGCGCGGACTCGGTGACGTTCACCACCCCCGGCGGCGAGTCGCGCATCCGCGTGGACGGGCGCGGGCGGGTGATGGGCGTCATCAGCCCCAACAGCACGCGGCAGGTGACGGTGGAGCGCGTGGCCTCGATCCCGGTGGAGGCGGTCGCCGCGCGCTTTCTGCAGGCCGAGCGTTCGGGGCGGGCGATGGGGATGCTTTCGCCGCGCGACTCCATCAACGCCACCGTCGGCGGCGCGCAGATGTCGCTTTCCTACGGCCGCCCCGCGCGGCGCGGACGTCAGATCTTCGGCAGCGTGGTGAAGTGGGGCGAGGTGTGGCGCACCGGCGCCAACGAGGCCACCAGCTTCCGCACCAGCCGCGACCTGATGTTCGGCGGCACGCGAGTCCCCGCCGGCGCCTACACGCTGTGGACCATCCCGGGACCGCAGGGCTGGCAGTTGATCATCAACCGCAAGACGGGCGAGTGGGGCACGGAGTACGATGCGTCGCAGGACCTGGCGCGCGTTCCCGTGCAGGCCGCGCGCACGCGGGGCGAGGCGGTGGAGCAGTTCACCATGCGCATCCGGAACGCGCAGAACGGCGGCGCGATCGTGATGTCGTGGGATGACACCGAGGTGACCGCCCCGTTCACCGTGGCGCCGTGA
- a CDS encoding PDZ domain-containing protein — protein MTMNRWTWRAPVLATLLAGAPALAQAARCGPNEVREPDLGFNSLSCADCSFRSESTNGGRLRMSFSGGEPRIGGVRADGPAEGKLRDGDALVAIDGQLITTAEGGRRYSDIDSGDRVRLSVRRGGQVRQVDVVAGSRCRRLPVPPRPPAPPRAPAPPREAVGPTPPRPPAPPRAGGAPAPPRAPAAPGAVRAPAPPRAPASAGRPPAPPRAPAAPAAGRAPTPPRPPTPPRGPAGPVGPRPPAPPAPPAPPPPPDIMPEGWMGFGVSCQHCSIRTENGRTSFSFRDGLTVTRVEENTPAARAGIRGGDRLTHVDGIPLASEAGGNRFGAIRPGQAVRLSFTRGGVARNAVLTAQNRPDAGRGDDPQRLRFSGRTRGGTVEVRGAPANVTTDPRTGEMVIRSADLTVRIQP, from the coding sequence ATGACGATGAATCGATGGACGTGGCGGGCACCGGTGCTGGCGACGCTGCTGGCCGGCGCACCCGCGCTGGCGCAGGCGGCCCGGTGCGGGCCCAACGAGGTGCGCGAGCCGGACCTGGGCTTCAACAGCCTGTCGTGCGCGGACTGCAGCTTTCGCAGCGAGTCCACCAACGGCGGACGGCTGCGGATGAGCTTCAGCGGCGGCGAGCCGCGCATCGGGGGCGTGCGCGCGGACGGCCCGGCGGAAGGAAAGCTTAGGGACGGCGATGCGCTGGTGGCCATCGACGGGCAGCTGATCACCACGGCGGAGGGCGGCCGCCGCTACTCCGACATCGATTCGGGCGACCGGGTGCGCCTTTCCGTCCGTCGCGGCGGACAGGTGCGGCAGGTGGACGTGGTCGCGGGCTCGCGCTGCCGCCGCCTGCCGGTGCCGCCGCGCCCGCCTGCGCCGCCCCGCGCCCCCGCGCCGCCGCGGGAAGCGGTGGGCCCCACGCCTCCGCGTCCGCCCGCGCCGCCCCGGGCAGGCGGCGCCCCCGCGCCTCCGCGTGCACCCGCGGCTCCGGGCGCTGTACGAGCCCCGGCGCCTCCGCGTGCACCCGCGTCCGCGGGACGTCCTCCCGCGCCTCCCCGCGCCCCCGCCGCGCCGGCTGCTGGACGTGCTCCCACGCCTCCCCGCCCGCCCACGCCTCCGCGCGGGCCGGCCGGACCCGTGGGGCCGCGCCCGCCCGCGCCTCCGGCTCCTCCCGCGCCGCCGCCGCCGCCGGACATCATGCCGGAGGGATGGATGGGGTTCGGCGTGTCGTGCCAGCATTGCTCCATCCGCACGGAAAACGGGCGGACGAGCTTTTCCTTTCGCGACGGGCTGACGGTGACGCGGGTGGAGGAGAATACGCCCGCCGCGCGCGCCGGAATCCGCGGCGGCGACAGGCTGACGCACGTGGACGGCATTCCGCTGGCATCCGAGGCGGGCGGAAACCGGTTCGGCGCGATCCGGCCGGGGCAGGCGGTGCGGCTGTCGTTTACGCGCGGCGGAGTGGCGCGCAACGCCGTGCTGACCGCGCAGAACCGTCCCGACGCCGGCCGCGGCGACGATCCGCAGCGGCTGCGGTTTTCCGGCCGCACGCGCGGCGGCACGGTGGAGGTGCGCGGCGCCCCCGCGAACGTGACGACGGACCCGCGCACGGGGGAAATGGTCATCCGGAGCGCGGATCTTACGGTGCGGATCCAACCGTAG
- a CDS encoding RNA polymerase sigma factor, giving the protein MRAEAPAVSDQSLAQALLLRGDEGAFRELYARHTPRLFQFVLRIVGGAEHDAEDVVQETWIRATSALATFRWEAAFGTWLTGIGLNVARGLLRKQGRWELPMEADTPEPSRPPAADGDRIDIERALALLPVGYRTVLVLYDVEGYTHDEIAERLGIASGTSKSQLSHARRALRRMLEPRTQEAHEHA; this is encoded by the coding sequence ATGAGAGCCGAAGCCCCGGCGGTATCCGACCAGTCCCTTGCGCAGGCGCTGCTGCTACGCGGCGACGAAGGCGCATTTCGCGAACTTTACGCCCGGCACACGCCACGGCTGTTTCAGTTCGTGCTGCGCATCGTGGGCGGCGCCGAGCACGACGCCGAAGACGTGGTGCAGGAAACGTGGATCCGCGCCACGTCGGCGCTCGCCACCTTTCGCTGGGAGGCCGCGTTCGGCACGTGGCTGACGGGAATCGGATTGAACGTCGCGCGCGGGCTGCTTCGCAAGCAGGGGCGGTGGGAGCTGCCCATGGAGGCGGACACGCCCGAGCCCTCGCGGCCGCCCGCCGCGGACGGCGACCGCATCGACATCGAGCGGGCGCTGGCGCTGCTCCCCGTTGGCTATCGAACGGTGCTGGTTCTGTACGACGTGGAGGGATACACCCACGACGAGATCGCGGAGCGGCTGGGCATTGCGTCCGGCACCTCCAAGAGCCAGCTGTCCCACGCACGCAGGGCGCTCCGGCGCATGCTGGAGCCCCGAACGCAGGAAGCCCATGAACACGCCTGA
- a CDS encoding BrnT family toxin has protein sequence MDTIYLLRGATFRWHDDKARSNAEKHGVTFEEAAEVFFDPLGRSGDASRGDEERQFHMGRTCLGRSLLVVYVERSGSIRIISARSPTRVERKMYERS, from the coding sequence ATGGATACCATCTATCTGCTCCGCGGCGCCACCTTCCGCTGGCACGATGACAAGGCGCGGAGCAACGCCGAGAAGCACGGAGTGACATTCGAGGAGGCCGCTGAGGTGTTCTTCGATCCGCTTGGTAGAAGCGGTGACGCATCCAGAGGCGACGAGGAGCGCCAGTTCCACATGGGGCGGACCTGTCTGGGGCGCTCGTTGCTTGTCGTCTACGTGGAGCGAAGCGGCAGCATCAGGATCATCTCCGCCCGCTCTCCCACTCGCGTGGAAAGGAAAATGTATGAGCGATCCTGA
- a CDS encoding ABC transporter ATP-binding protein translates to MSSEFQFERTGVLLELQNVSVTRGGVPVLRDLNATVRDVVRPGMSQGQVVGLLGPSGIGKTTLFHVLAGLLKPDSGSVKVGAEGKPASPGLVGVVAQNYVLFEHRSVLGNLVIAAKQAGMTGEQARAASLKYLERFGLAAHAEKYPMQLSGGQRQRVAIAQQLLCSELYLVMDEPFSGLDVIQQENVQRLIQEVSQTHEHNTLILVTHDVSAAVAVCDTIWLMGRERDAAGAVIPGARIMEEIDLLERDLAWHPDIRTRPGYIELVNEIKGKFAVL, encoded by the coding sequence ATGTCGAGCGAATTTCAGTTCGAGCGCACCGGCGTACTGCTGGAGCTGCAGAACGTGAGCGTAACGCGCGGCGGCGTTCCCGTCCTTCGCGACCTGAACGCCACGGTGCGCGACGTGGTGCGGCCGGGGATGTCGCAGGGGCAGGTGGTGGGGCTGCTGGGGCCTTCCGGAATCGGCAAGACCACGCTGTTCCACGTGCTGGCCGGGCTGCTGAAGCCGGATTCCGGGTCGGTGAAGGTGGGTGCGGAGGGAAAGCCGGCCAGCCCCGGCCTCGTGGGCGTGGTGGCGCAGAACTACGTGCTGTTCGAGCACCGTTCCGTGCTGGGCAACCTGGTGATCGCCGCGAAGCAGGCGGGAATGACCGGGGAGCAGGCGCGCGCCGCCTCGCTCAAGTACCTGGAGCGCTTCGGGCTGGCGGCGCACGCGGAAAAGTATCCCATGCAGCTTTCCGGCGGGCAGCGGCAGCGCGTGGCCATCGCGCAGCAGCTGCTGTGCTCGGAGCTGTATCTGGTGATGGACGAGCCGTTTTCCGGGCTGGACGTGATCCAGCAGGAGAACGTGCAGCGGCTGATTCAGGAGGTGAGCCAGACGCACGAGCACAACACGCTCATCCTGGTGACGCACGACGTGTCGGCGGCTGTGGCGGTGTGCGACACCATCTGGCTGATGGGGCGCGAGCGCGACGCGGCGGGGGCCGTCATTCCCGGCGCGCGGATCATGGAAGAGATCGACTTGCTGGAGCGCGACCTGGCGTGGCATCCCGACATCCGCACGCGCCCCGGCTACATCGAACTGGTGAACGAGATCAAGGGCAAGTTCGCCGTCCTGTGA
- a CDS encoding ABC transporter permease, with product MASLGPALRPNQWVPASAYWMFVAGWTALFLLAWLLSPAYFPGPGRVFEAMGTLTSQQGLIAELATSLGLFAQSLVIAAILSMGLAYLTVVAAVRPFILALTRARFLSLVGLTFIFTMSLGGGRPLKVALLVFGISAFFLTSMVDVVAQVPREKLDHARTLRMGEWRVVWEVIILGQMGPALDALRQNAAIGWMMLTMVEGISRSEGGIGALLMDQNKHFNLAAILAVQIVFLLAGFLQDAALAWLKATVVPHAALTTVRR from the coding sequence ATGGCTTCACTTGGACCCGCGCTGCGCCCCAACCAGTGGGTGCCGGCCAGCGCGTACTGGATGTTCGTGGCGGGATGGACCGCCCTGTTTCTGCTGGCCTGGCTGCTTTCCCCCGCCTACTTCCCCGGCCCGGGCCGGGTGTTCGAGGCGATGGGGACGCTGACCTCGCAGCAGGGATTGATCGCGGAGCTGGCCACCAGCCTGGGGCTGTTCGCCCAGTCGCTCGTCATCGCCGCCATCCTTTCGATGGGGCTGGCGTACCTGACGGTGGTGGCCGCGGTGCGCCCCTTCATCCTGGCGCTGACCCGCGCGCGCTTTCTGAGCCTGGTGGGATTGACCTTCATCTTCACCATGTCGCTGGGCGGCGGGCGGCCGCTCAAGGTGGCGCTGCTGGTGTTCGGCATCTCCGCCTTCTTTCTGACGTCCATGGTGGACGTGGTGGCGCAGGTCCCGCGCGAAAAGCTGGACCACGCGCGCACGCTGCGCATGGGCGAGTGGCGCGTGGTGTGGGAGGTCATCATCCTGGGACAGATGGGGCCGGCGCTGGACGCCCTGCGGCAGAACGCCGCCATCGGATGGATGATGCTGACCATGGTGGAGGGCATCAGCCGCAGCGAGGGCGGCATCGGCGCCCTGCTGATGGACCAGAACAAGCACTTCAACCTGGCCGCCATCCTGGCCGTTCAGATCGTATTTCTGCTCGCGGGCTTTCTGCAGGACGCGGCGCTGGCGTGGCTCAAGGCGACGGTGGTGCCGCACGCCGCCCTTACCACCGTGCGGAGGTAG
- a CDS encoding OmpA family protein, which yields MRLTSTGQKTVRVLGGLVVVLLIGLGLRYMAKNGFGKKILSSFVPDKVEGLDAATEKSQSNAAFAGLPSDKPAALPGAPEVRVNFWAWNSQMGCMLANGGPVTTEGSLMAKQGVKVFISRQDDNSQLMAQLTKLAAGMHAGQAQPRDGIHFIGIMGDGAGAFLSALNSQLTASFGPEYRAEVVGSCGYSRGEDKLMGPQKWRDNPQSMRGALVAGVLRDGDWNIAQRFMGDNNIPNNPDERTWDADAVNWVNTSSYTDAAEKYVSNYCEDRPVVAKGKRTGETKRVCVDGIVTWTPADVTAARERGGIVSVVSTKEYSSQMPHVLIGIHKWNQDNRATVEKVLQAFLEGGDQVLAHPQALTRAAEISQEIYQESGADAAYWERYYKGVTEPDKQGLQVELGGSKANNLADNLQLFGLASGTTPETSRMRATYTVFGKLVTQQYPDLVPSIPAYDSVFDVSYLRAISQRVSSSGATGGQAETTSYGSASTPVTRVVGRRNYQITFRTGSADVTPETEKQLQELFDVLSINSLAVEVHGHTDNVGDATANQQLSEDRAMAVKQWLERRSASTFPQGRLRVFAHGSTQPVESNRTETGRAANRRVEIVIGS from the coding sequence CGGCTTCGGCAAGAAGATCCTGAGCTCCTTCGTCCCCGACAAGGTGGAGGGGCTGGACGCCGCCACCGAAAAGAGCCAGTCCAACGCCGCCTTCGCCGGGCTCCCCTCCGACAAGCCGGCCGCGCTCCCCGGCGCGCCGGAGGTGCGGGTGAACTTCTGGGCATGGAACAGCCAGATGGGGTGCATGCTGGCCAACGGCGGTCCCGTGACCACCGAGGGCTCGCTGATGGCCAAGCAGGGCGTCAAGGTCTTCATCAGCCGCCAGGACGACAACAGCCAGTTGATGGCGCAGCTCACCAAGCTGGCGGCGGGAATGCACGCCGGGCAGGCGCAGCCGCGCGACGGCATTCACTTCATCGGCATCATGGGCGACGGCGCGGGCGCGTTTCTGTCGGCGCTCAACAGCCAGCTCACGGCGAGCTTCGGCCCCGAGTACCGGGCGGAAGTGGTGGGCTCGTGCGGCTACTCGCGCGGTGAAGACAAGCTGATGGGGCCGCAGAAGTGGCGCGACAACCCGCAGAGCATGCGGGGCGCGCTGGTGGCGGGCGTGCTGCGCGACGGCGACTGGAACATCGCCCAGCGCTTCATGGGCGACAACAACATCCCCAACAACCCCGACGAGCGTACCTGGGACGCCGACGCGGTCAACTGGGTGAACACCAGCAGCTACACGGACGCGGCGGAAAAGTACGTGTCCAACTACTGCGAAGACCGCCCCGTCGTCGCCAAGGGCAAGCGGACGGGCGAGACCAAGCGCGTCTGCGTGGACGGCATCGTCACCTGGACGCCGGCGGACGTGACGGCGGCCCGCGAGCGCGGCGGGATCGTCTCCGTGGTGTCGACCAAGGAGTACAGCTCGCAGATGCCGCACGTGCTCATCGGCATCCACAAGTGGAACCAGGACAACCGCGCCACGGTGGAAAAGGTGCTGCAGGCGTTCCTGGAGGGCGGCGACCAGGTGCTGGCGCACCCGCAGGCGCTGACGCGCGCGGCGGAGATCAGCCAGGAGATCTACCAGGAGTCCGGCGCCGACGCGGCCTACTGGGAGCGCTACTACAAGGGCGTGACTGAGCCGGACAAGCAGGGGCTGCAGGTGGAGCTGGGCGGGAGCAAGGCCAACAACCTGGCCGACAACCTTCAGCTCTTCGGCCTGGCGTCGGGAACCACGCCGGAGACCAGCCGCATGCGCGCCACCTACACGGTGTTCGGCAAGCTGGTGACGCAGCAGTACCCGGACCTGGTGCCCAGCATTCCGGCGTACGACTCGGTGTTCGACGTCAGCTACCTGCGCGCCATCTCGCAGCGTGTGTCCAGCAGCGGAGCGACCGGCGGGCAGGCGGAAACCACCAGCTACGGCTCGGCCAGCACGCCGGTGACGCGCGTGGTGGGCCGCCGCAACTACCAGATCACCTTCCGCACCGGCTCGGCGGATGTGACGCCCGAGACGGAAAAGCAGCTGCAGGAGCTGTTTGACGTGCTGTCCATCAACTCGCTGGCGGTGGAAGTGCACGGCCACACCGACAACGTGGGCGACGCCACGGCCAACCAGCAGCTGTCCGAGGACCGCGCCATGGCGGTGAAGCAGTGGCTGGAGCGCCGCTCGGCCAGCACCTTCCCGCAGGGCCGCCTGCGCGTGTTTGCGCACGGCAGCACGCAGCCGGTGGAAAGCAACCGCACCGAAACGGGCCGCGCCGCCAACCGCCGCGTGGAAATCGTCATCGGCAGCTAA